A genomic segment from Corythoichthys intestinalis isolate RoL2023-P3 chromosome 2, ASM3026506v1, whole genome shotgun sequence encodes:
- the zgc:195245 gene encoding protein FAM107B isoform X2: protein MADSHASKKAGYGHQQKDTSLSHTQTLSQGAADSSGDTHLRKLNGSSAEVPSYQNLHRELLLSHKRGLVLEEKPELKRVLEQRRLELHREQEMAQQGPSDLETELRKRQQKLREYEQEEIRQRENQQKIPEFVRVKDNLRRTQMFEQ, encoded by the exons AAAGCGGGATATGGACACCAGCAAAAAG ACACGTCACTAAGCCACACACAGACTCTGAGTCAAGGCGCAGCGGACAGCAGCGGCGATACTCACCTACGGAAACTCAACGGCTCTTCTGCAGAGGTACCAAGCTACCAGAACTTGCATCGGGAGCTGCTGCTCAGCCACAAGCG GGGCCTTGTGCTGGAGGAGAAGCCGGAGCTGAAGCGTGTGCTGGAGCAGCGGCGGCTGGAGTTGCACAGAGAGCAGGAGATGGCTCAGCAGGGGCCTTCTGACCTGGAGACGGAGCTCCGCAAGAGACAGCAGAAGCTACGAGAG TACGAGCAAGAGGAGATCAGGCAGAGGGAGAATCAGCAGAAGATACCCGAGTTTGTTCGTGTGAAGGACAACCTAAGACGCACGCAGATGTTCGAGCAGTGA
- the inavaa gene encoding innate immunity activator protein isoform X1 produces the protein MTAIESKEEISDTDSGIILHSGPESPTSPVKDSSTHTRALKLKHQSLEGRLELCLLELRKLCIREAELTGKLPSDYPLMPDENPPQVRRRIGASFKIDEGLIYLENEDSELHGLETELALQRQIYEAARKLSLEDKLSKPQKKSRVQQCKREEKKVRQLQEAVFQCRIRSECSSPCVGDATPKSKDSNMSDDSSLSDVVAMDEDVDFHSPVSALVSNLPTSVAEYERSPIQNSPWKESSLDQPYHKTVKPLPAGSSSNSNGSAGSQISADTDRIPLSQFIKNSALRQSHSASAPSTPELHVRRQYSQSFRFAKRRPCADKDGLSSESLRTRTRLPQRRCAADFLSLSPESPSPRPYRSGSEDGGSERSACSFAPTEIPKLCPPPYGFRSPTPQLSKLPPPYTRVVRTPSLKEYSHRAMPCRDVVSEELKSWHQRSQSHDSGSGCAELQGPLGVKSPTLLIMPPFHQGSGNVILQRAADGTPVQWFVAEDHEIVSQV, from the exons ATGACAGCAATTGAGAGCAAAGAAGAGATCAGTGACACAGACAGCGGGATCATTTTGCACTCTG GTCCAGAAAGCCCCACGTCGCCTGTCAAAGACTCGAGTACGCACACCAGAGCCCTCAAACTCAAGCATCAGTCTTTGGAGGGACGTCTGGAGCTCTGCCTGCTAGAGCTCAGGAAACTATGCATTCGAGAAGCC GAGCTGACGGGTAAATTACCGTCAGACTATCCTCTCATGCCTGATGAGAACCCACCGCAGGTGAGAAGGAGGATTGGCGCTTCCTTCAAGATAGACGAAGGTCTAATCTACCTGGAGAATGAG GACTCCGAATTGCACGGCCTGGAGACGGAGCTGGCTCTCCAGCGGCAGATCTACGAAGCGGCACGTAAACTTTCACTAGAGGATAAGCTGAGCAAGCCCCAGAAGAAGAGTCGCGTGCAGCAGTGCAAACGCGAGGAGAAGAAGGTGCGCCAGCTGCAGGAGGCCGTGTTCCAGTGTCGGATCAGAAGCGAGTGTAGCTCGCCGTGTGTCGGCGACGCCACGCCAAAAAGCAAAG ATTCGAACATGTCTGATGACAGCTCACTGTCTGATGTGGTGGCCATGGATGAAG ACGTGGATTTCCACAGCCCTGTCTCTGCTCTAGTGTCCAACCTGCCGACATCCGTGGCGGAATATGAGCGCTCACCAATCCAGAATTCTCCCTGGAAGGAGTCTAGTCTAGACCAGCCTTATCACAAGACTGTAAAACCTTTACCTGCTGGCAGCAGTAGCAACTCCAA TGGTTCAGCGGGATCACAGATCTCGGCAGACACCGACAGAATTCCCCTTTCTCAGTTTATTAAGAACTCTGCGCTGCGGCAAAGTCATTCCGCCAGCGCCCCTTCCACTCCAGAGCTGCACGTGCGCCGACAATACTCCCAGTCTTTCAG ATTTGCCAAGAGGAGGCCGTGCGCTGACAAGGACGGCCTCAGTTCAGAGTCCCTCAGAACGCGAACGCGCCTACCACAGCGACGCTGTGCCGCCGACTTCCTGTCGCTCTCCCCGGAGTCACCTTCACCGCGGCCGTACCGCTCCGGCTCGGAGGACGGCGGTTCCGAGCGCTCCGCCTGCTCCTTCGCGCCCACGGAGATTCCCAAGCTCTGCCCCCCGCCGTACGGCTTCCGTTCGCCGACACCACAACTGTCCAAGCTCCCGCCCCCTTACACCAGGGTGGTGCGGACGCCCTCGTTAAAGGAGTACTCCCACCGCGCGATGCCCTGTAGGGACGTCGTGTCAGAGGAACTCAAGTCCTGGCATCAGCGCAGTCAAAGCCATGACTCGGGGTCGGGCTGTGCTGAGCTGCAAGGCCCCCTGGGAGTAAAGAGCCCCACTTTACTCATTATGCCTCCATTTCATCAG GGTTCAGGGAACGTGATTCTCCAGAGAGCAGCCGACGGGACTCCGGTCCAGTGGTTTGTTGCAGAGGACCATGAAATTGTCAGCCAGGTCTAG
- the inavaa gene encoding innate immunity activator protein isoform X2 — MTAIESKEEISDTDSGIILHSGPESPTSPVKDSSTHTRALKLKHQSLEGRLELCLLELRKLCIREAELTGKLPSDYPLMPDENPPQVRRRIGASFKIDEGLIYLENEDSELHGLETELALQRQIYEAARKLSLEDKLSKPQKKSRVQQCKREEKKVRQLQEAVFQCRIRSECSSPCVGDATPKSKDSNMSDDSSLSDVVAMDEVSNLPTSVAEYERSPIQNSPWKESSLDQPYHKTVKPLPAGSSSNSNGSAGSQISADTDRIPLSQFIKNSALRQSHSASAPSTPELHVRRQYSQSFRFAKRRPCADKDGLSSESLRTRTRLPQRRCAADFLSLSPESPSPRPYRSGSEDGGSERSACSFAPTEIPKLCPPPYGFRSPTPQLSKLPPPYTRVVRTPSLKEYSHRAMPCRDVVSEELKSWHQRSQSHDSGSGCAELQGPLGVKSPTLLIMPPFHQGSGNVILQRAADGTPVQWFVAEDHEIVSQV; from the exons ATGACAGCAATTGAGAGCAAAGAAGAGATCAGTGACACAGACAGCGGGATCATTTTGCACTCTG GTCCAGAAAGCCCCACGTCGCCTGTCAAAGACTCGAGTACGCACACCAGAGCCCTCAAACTCAAGCATCAGTCTTTGGAGGGACGTCTGGAGCTCTGCCTGCTAGAGCTCAGGAAACTATGCATTCGAGAAGCC GAGCTGACGGGTAAATTACCGTCAGACTATCCTCTCATGCCTGATGAGAACCCACCGCAGGTGAGAAGGAGGATTGGCGCTTCCTTCAAGATAGACGAAGGTCTAATCTACCTGGAGAATGAG GACTCCGAATTGCACGGCCTGGAGACGGAGCTGGCTCTCCAGCGGCAGATCTACGAAGCGGCACGTAAACTTTCACTAGAGGATAAGCTGAGCAAGCCCCAGAAGAAGAGTCGCGTGCAGCAGTGCAAACGCGAGGAGAAGAAGGTGCGCCAGCTGCAGGAGGCCGTGTTCCAGTGTCGGATCAGAAGCGAGTGTAGCTCGCCGTGTGTCGGCGACGCCACGCCAAAAAGCAAAG ATTCGAACATGTCTGATGACAGCTCACTGTCTGATGTGGTGGCCATGGATGAAG TGTCCAACCTGCCGACATCCGTGGCGGAATATGAGCGCTCACCAATCCAGAATTCTCCCTGGAAGGAGTCTAGTCTAGACCAGCCTTATCACAAGACTGTAAAACCTTTACCTGCTGGCAGCAGTAGCAACTCCAA TGGTTCAGCGGGATCACAGATCTCGGCAGACACCGACAGAATTCCCCTTTCTCAGTTTATTAAGAACTCTGCGCTGCGGCAAAGTCATTCCGCCAGCGCCCCTTCCACTCCAGAGCTGCACGTGCGCCGACAATACTCCCAGTCTTTCAG ATTTGCCAAGAGGAGGCCGTGCGCTGACAAGGACGGCCTCAGTTCAGAGTCCCTCAGAACGCGAACGCGCCTACCACAGCGACGCTGTGCCGCCGACTTCCTGTCGCTCTCCCCGGAGTCACCTTCACCGCGGCCGTACCGCTCCGGCTCGGAGGACGGCGGTTCCGAGCGCTCCGCCTGCTCCTTCGCGCCCACGGAGATTCCCAAGCTCTGCCCCCCGCCGTACGGCTTCCGTTCGCCGACACCACAACTGTCCAAGCTCCCGCCCCCTTACACCAGGGTGGTGCGGACGCCCTCGTTAAAGGAGTACTCCCACCGCGCGATGCCCTGTAGGGACGTCGTGTCAGAGGAACTCAAGTCCTGGCATCAGCGCAGTCAAAGCCATGACTCGGGGTCGGGCTGTGCTGAGCTGCAAGGCCCCCTGGGAGTAAAGAGCCCCACTTTACTCATTATGCCTCCATTTCATCAG GGTTCAGGGAACGTGATTCTCCAGAGAGCAGCCGACGGGACTCCGGTCCAGTGGTTTGTTGCAGAGGACCATGAAATTGTCAGCCAGGTCTAG